One segment of Polyangiaceae bacterium DNA contains the following:
- a CDS encoding pectin acetylesterase-family hydrolase, with amino-acid sequence MSRWVWLGLCLAVVGCGDDEPLGGPKLPAGFDDEAKAELVAAGVTKYFGQFEAEQVESYEDFDAYTFAPRDDGPTCLFGDPFRVSVRDTGSRDLLIYLQGGGACWGSSCTANAKAGIGVQPVGWTDKTKEANPALFDFSVVFVSYCDGSVFSGDNLVLAADGSIERRHRGLANLSAALDIAKERFPTPRRVVVGGSSAGGYGTIVATAVVRLAYDGVPMFVINDAGVGLTNPEEDGLIEAVKNEWKFPQFLPASCADCLASRQFTSVVQWGLDHDPSLRVGVFSAYEDSIISGLFLGMTGPQFRELLLKETGKVHEAHPSRYKRFFIEGGAHTAILAGYSDVSVNGTRLVAWTAAMLGDGGAWNDVLE; translated from the coding sequence GTGAGCAGGTGGGTTTGGTTGGGGCTCTGTCTCGCCGTCGTGGGCTGTGGGGACGACGAACCCCTGGGAGGTCCCAAACTCCCTGCGGGATTCGACGACGAGGCGAAGGCCGAGCTGGTGGCGGCGGGGGTCACCAAGTACTTCGGTCAGTTCGAGGCGGAACAAGTCGAATCCTACGAAGACTTCGACGCCTACACCTTCGCGCCCCGCGACGACGGGCCAACCTGCCTCTTTGGGGACCCGTTTCGGGTCTCGGTGCGCGACACCGGATCTCGCGACTTGCTCATCTACCTGCAAGGAGGTGGCGCCTGCTGGGGAAGCAGCTGCACCGCCAATGCAAAGGCTGGCATCGGCGTACAACCGGTCGGTTGGACCGACAAGACGAAGGAAGCGAACCCAGCCCTATTCGATTTCAGCGTGGTCTTCGTGTCGTACTGCGACGGATCGGTCTTCAGCGGCGACAATCTCGTGCTTGCTGCAGACGGAAGCATCGAGCGACGTCATCGTGGGCTTGCCAATCTTTCGGCGGCGCTGGACATTGCCAAGGAGCGCTTTCCCACGCCGCGGCGTGTGGTGGTAGGGGGAAGCAGTGCCGGCGGCTACGGCACGATCGTGGCTACTGCGGTCGTTCGTCTGGCCTACGACGGCGTTCCGATGTTCGTCATCAATGATGCGGGCGTGGGTTTGACCAACCCCGAAGAGGACGGCCTGATCGAAGCCGTGAAGAACGAGTGGAAGTTCCCACAGTTCTTGCCGGCATCTTGTGCGGACTGCCTCGCCAGTCGACAGTTCACCTCGGTGGTGCAATGGGGCCTGGACCACGACCCCAGCTTGCGGGTAGGCGTGTTCAGCGCCTACGAGGACTCGATCATCAGCGGCTTGTTCTTGGGCATGACGGGACCGCAGTTCCGCGAGCTGTTGCTGAAAGAGACGGGCAAGGTGCATGAGGCGCACCCCTCCCGCTACAAGCGCTTCTTCATCGAGGGCGGCGCCCACACGGCCATTTTGGCTGGTTACAGCGACGTCAGCGTCAACGGCACGCGTCTCGTCGCATGGACGGCCGCGATGCTGGGCGACGGCGGGGCGTGGAACGACGTCTTGGAGTGA
- a CDS encoding tetratricopeptide repeat protein, with protein sequence MKEPERFIDGDPEDLAAQLLASAKLDAPEPEVLRATAAALGVVGTVAGAGGAAATGALSSSTQVGAVAKSGATLLAPKIGASIMIKWAGVGAVVGLVTAGGTIVATSPTPKPASSQAWAAGSPSGDVSRLAATPRTTSSALALALAEPPSAGVRTSTAPPSAPRRMVREEPPSETVTQPGETALSREVKTLDRAKRALAAEDPQRALRTLDEYAKSSATGVLDPEAQVLRIQALRKQGRVAEARVLASEFLIKHPDSSHAARLREFLASGK encoded by the coding sequence GTGAAGGAACCAGAACGTTTCATCGACGGTGATCCCGAGGACTTGGCTGCGCAGCTATTGGCCAGCGCAAAACTGGACGCTCCCGAGCCCGAGGTGCTTCGCGCGACGGCAGCGGCCCTCGGGGTAGTGGGCACCGTCGCAGGCGCGGGAGGGGCAGCTGCGACTGGCGCCTTGTCGAGTTCGACTCAGGTCGGGGCCGTCGCCAAGTCGGGGGCAACGCTCCTGGCACCCAAGATCGGCGCGAGCATCATGATCAAGTGGGCGGGCGTGGGGGCAGTCGTCGGGCTAGTCACGGCTGGTGGGACCATCGTTGCGACCAGCCCAACTCCGAAGCCCGCTTCCTCACAGGCTTGGGCAGCAGGCAGCCCCTCTGGCGACGTTTCTCGACTCGCGGCCACGCCTAGGACCACCTCCTCCGCCCTGGCCCTAGCATTGGCGGAGCCGCCCTCGGCAGGCGTCCGCACCTCCACGGCCCCTCCGAGCGCGCCAAGGCGGATGGTTCGCGAAGAACCTCCTTCCGAAACCGTGACTCAACCGGGAGAAACGGCGCTGTCACGTGAAGTGAAAACACTCGACCGAGCGAAGCGTGCGCTTGCGGCCGAGGACCCGCAGCGTGCTCTGCGAACCCTGGACGAGTACGCCAAGTCGAGCGCGACAGGCGTGCTCGACCCTGAAGCGCAGGTCCTTCGCATTCAGGCGTTGCGCAAGCAGGGTCGTGTCGCTGAGGCGCGCGTACTTGCTTCGGAGTTTCTGATCAAGCACCCCGATTCCTCACATGCTGCTCGGCTGCGGGAGTTTTTGGCATCGGGAAAATGA
- a CDS encoding BMC domain-containing protein, with product MSWRSYDQPPPPALALVELSSIARGMHATDAMLKAADVQLVMSRSICSGKYMVLVAGEQHEVEASLGAGMDVAAETAIDHVLISNVHPEVYPALSSSGELSRKGALGILECYSVACLVDALDQVAKRALVDVVQCRLAMALGGKAYLVFTGSVDDVRESLDAGAEVVEARGLLVDKIVIPDPRSELFDTLV from the coding sequence ATGTCCTGGAGGAGTTACGACCAGCCGCCGCCGCCAGCCCTCGCACTCGTCGAGCTCTCGAGTATCGCGCGCGGAATGCACGCTACGGACGCGATGTTGAAGGCCGCCGACGTCCAGCTGGTGATGTCTCGCTCGATCTGTTCCGGCAAGTACATGGTGCTCGTGGCAGGGGAACAGCACGAAGTGGAAGCGAGCCTCGGGGCTGGCATGGACGTCGCGGCGGAGACCGCCATCGACCACGTGCTCATTTCCAACGTCCACCCCGAGGTCTACCCGGCGTTGTCGAGCAGCGGCGAGCTTTCTCGCAAGGGCGCCCTCGGGATTCTGGAGTGCTACTCCGTCGCGTGCCTGGTGGACGCCCTCGACCAAGTCGCGAAGCGCGCACTGGTGGACGTCGTGCAGTGCCGCCTGGCCATGGCCCTCGGTGGCAAGGCCTACCTGGTGTTCACGGGCAGCGTGGACGACGTGCGCGAGTCCCTCGACGCCGGCGCCGAAGTCGTGGAGGCGCGAGGACTCCTGGTGGACAAGATCGTCATTCCCGATCCGCGCAGCGAACTGTTCGACACGCTGGTCTGA
- a CDS encoding Rdx family protein, with protein MHVKILYCEVCHYLDRAHDLAAELRDTFGATTEVVEGKLGQFDVLVDGELVASRGQSFFARMLPRDAPKPDAVIAAIQRHVAPRECEFCEKG; from the coding sequence ATGCACGTGAAGATCCTCTACTGCGAAGTGTGTCACTACCTGGACCGCGCCCACGATCTCGCAGCCGAGCTGCGCGACACCTTCGGCGCGACCACGGAGGTCGTGGAGGGGAAGCTGGGACAGTTCGACGTCCTGGTCGACGGTGAGCTCGTCGCTTCGCGCGGGCAGAGCTTCTTCGCCCGCATGCTCCCGCGGGACGCACCCAAGCCTGACGCGGTCATAGCGGCCATTCAGCGTCACGTGGCGCCGCGGGAGTGTGAATTCTGCGAGAAGGGCTGA
- a CDS encoding C45 family peptidase, with amino-acid sequence MEHEVLAAGASPLPLIELEGSAFERGHLQGRAQRGRVPRMVDALLEVPALPGFLAPRAQRLAVKSATTLLGATYLTVHRRLLQEHQQGRYWEVLRGLASGLGLAPHAVYGFNAFELESANPSFRLGCTALALAGETTQEGVPLLGYNHDFPPSFAPFLLVRRTRGPDVLQNLSVSYPVLVGAVAGVNEAGLAVSLNQAFATDLRRTRAGLLSTLLVQTCLDTCASVVEAVEFLRSARSAVGALITLVDATSDRAVVEVSSTRVAVRREPRDRLLHAFNKYHAVELEAVEVPLGAVTVGFGAGYDIHEPNVQREARLPRIADGQQSYERWQLWSLLADHGESGAGMNTICCHGDAMNWTILSAVIDPSARSVEVSRGPACQRQPRTYRL; translated from the coding sequence GTGGAGCACGAGGTCCTGGCGGCGGGCGCGAGTCCACTACCGCTCATCGAGCTGGAAGGCTCTGCTTTCGAGCGCGGGCACCTGCAAGGTCGCGCACAGCGCGGTCGCGTGCCGCGGATGGTCGATGCTCTGCTGGAAGTGCCGGCGCTGCCAGGCTTCTTGGCTCCTCGGGCGCAACGACTCGCCGTCAAAAGCGCAACGACCCTGCTCGGCGCCACCTACCTGACCGTTCACCGGCGGCTACTGCAAGAACATCAACAGGGGAGGTACTGGGAAGTGCTTCGCGGGCTGGCGTCGGGTCTGGGGCTGGCGCCCCATGCAGTGTACGGCTTCAACGCGTTCGAGCTGGAGAGCGCGAATCCCAGCTTCCGCCTTGGCTGTACGGCACTTGCGCTTGCGGGGGAGACGACGCAGGAGGGCGTGCCGCTGCTTGGCTACAACCACGACTTCCCGCCCTCTTTTGCGCCATTCCTGCTGGTTCGGCGAACGCGCGGACCGGACGTGCTGCAGAACCTCAGCGTCAGCTATCCCGTGTTGGTCGGGGCCGTGGCGGGAGTGAACGAGGCCGGCCTTGCGGTATCGCTCAATCAAGCGTTTGCAACCGACTTGCGCCGCACCCGTGCGGGGCTCTTGTCCACGCTGTTGGTGCAGACATGCCTCGACACTTGCGCCAGCGTCGTCGAGGCCGTCGAGTTCCTCCGCAGCGCACGTAGCGCGGTAGGAGCACTGATCACCCTCGTGGACGCAACTTCGGATCGCGCAGTCGTGGAGGTATCGTCCACTCGTGTCGCAGTTCGCCGGGAGCCGAGGGATCGCCTGCTGCACGCCTTCAACAAGTACCACGCGGTCGAACTCGAAGCCGTGGAGGTTCCCTTGGGAGCAGTGACGGTGGGATTCGGTGCGGGCTACGACATTCACGAGCCCAACGTGCAACGGGAAGCGCGCTTGCCGCGGATCGCCGACGGGCAGCAGTCCTACGAACGTTGGCAGCTGTGGAGCCTGCTGGCCGATCACGGTGAGAGCGGAGCGGGGATGAACACGATCTGCTGCCACGGAGACGCCATGAACTGGACGATTCTCTCAGCCGTGATCGACCCCAGCGCCCGCTCCGTGGAGGTTTCGCGAGGCCCCGCCTGCCAACGCCAGCCACGCACCTATCGGCTCTGA
- the tpiA gene encoding triose-phosphate isomerase has product MTRTSIIGGNWKMNLTLTLAERLAQELRNRLGSHRGGQLVVFPPFVFIDAVRRRLRDSAVEVGGQDLHPLPKGAYTSGVSAEMLASLGCTRVLVGHSERRAWFGDSDARVAEKLKAALSSGLKPVLCIGETLEQRQSGATESVLRRQLETALGAHGAAALSDLVVAYEPVWAIGTGVTATPEQAQATHAFVRSEFARHFGAAFAEALRIQYGGSVTADNAAALLSCPDIDGALVGGASLDANGFTTIARAGARRS; this is encoded by the coding sequence ATGACCCGCACGTCGATCATCGGTGGCAACTGGAAGATGAACCTGACGCTGACGCTCGCCGAGCGTTTGGCGCAAGAGCTTCGCAATCGCTTGGGGTCCCACCGCGGCGGCCAGTTGGTGGTGTTCCCGCCCTTCGTCTTCATCGACGCCGTGCGGCGGCGCCTGCGCGACTCCGCGGTGGAGGTGGGCGGTCAGGATCTGCATCCCTTGCCCAAGGGCGCGTACACCAGCGGCGTATCCGCCGAGATGCTCGCTTCTCTGGGTTGCACGCGCGTCCTGGTGGGTCACTCGGAGCGTCGCGCCTGGTTCGGCGACTCCGACGCGCGGGTGGCAGAGAAGCTCAAAGCGGCACTTTCCTCGGGACTCAAACCGGTGCTGTGCATCGGCGAGACCCTCGAGCAACGTCAGTCCGGCGCGACTGAATCGGTACTGCGACGGCAGCTGGAAACGGCGCTCGGCGCTCACGGCGCCGCGGCGCTGTCGGATCTCGTGGTCGCCTACGAACCCGTGTGGGCCATCGGAACCGGCGTCACCGCCACCCCTGAGCAGGCGCAAGCGACCCACGCTTTCGTGCGTAGCGAGTTCGCGCGCCACTTCGGTGCGGCCTTCGCCGAGGCGCTGCGCATTCAGTACGGCGGCAGCGTCACCGCTGACAACGCAGCCGCGCTGCTCTCGTGCCCGGACATCGACGGTGCACTGGTCGGCGGGGCCAGCCTGGACGCGAACGGCTTCACCACCATCGCCCGCGCAGGCGCGCGGCGCAGCTAA
- a CDS encoding M56 family metallopeptidase: MLLPIAAIFLAVAVLAGALATGIGAWASRTGRAAHSSAVWAALMVGPLLVALMSTLALVAPEPGAGCHCLRHDHHLHICLLHPALASPLVYPALAVLGLWLLAALPRMTRQLIAATRGMRTVHRIRRVPPRRIGDTQLRILPCGSPSAFTAGAVAPVIVVDQDLWQRLSTVERAAIVHHESCHVSRADTLTLLVLRCCLALQPWLPSSLLERWRHATEIACDRHAGNRVGDPSVVAEALVRVSRLRGEAAGCEPLPKEAALGAFGAGGLEARVHALLAPEAGSHGASRATVLHANDVLRLLLPALGVGLLVCFWPGDLLHHAIETVIGLVSH, from the coding sequence GTGCTGCTGCCGATAGCGGCGATCTTCCTGGCGGTGGCAGTGCTCGCCGGTGCACTCGCCACCGGCATTGGAGCGTGGGCTTCGAGGACGGGCAGGGCCGCTCACTCATCGGCAGTCTGGGCGGCGCTGATGGTCGGACCGCTGTTGGTGGCATTGATGAGCACGCTAGCGCTAGTCGCGCCTGAGCCAGGCGCTGGCTGCCACTGCCTTCGACATGACCACCACTTGCACATCTGCTTGCTGCACCCCGCGCTAGCCAGCCCCCTCGTCTACCCCGCGCTTGCCGTGCTGGGGCTTTGGCTACTCGCGGCTCTTCCACGGATGACGCGACAGCTCATCGCGGCAACACGTGGGATGCGCACGGTGCACCGCATTCGTCGAGTTCCGCCACGACGCATTGGCGATACGCAGTTGCGGATCCTGCCCTGCGGTTCACCGTCCGCATTCACCGCCGGTGCGGTAGCGCCGGTGATCGTGGTCGACCAGGACCTTTGGCAGCGCCTGTCGACGGTGGAGCGCGCAGCGATAGTGCATCACGAGAGTTGCCACGTGAGTCGTGCGGACACTCTCACCTTGCTGGTCCTGCGATGCTGTCTGGCGCTGCAGCCGTGGTTGCCGAGTTCGCTGCTCGAGCGCTGGCGGCATGCGACCGAGATCGCGTGCGACCGACACGCTGGCAATCGAGTGGGCGATCCAAGTGTCGTGGCGGAGGCGTTGGTGCGGGTGAGTCGCCTGCGCGGCGAAGCTGCCGGCTGCGAGCCTCTTCCCAAAGAGGCAGCGCTAGGGGCGTTCGGTGCGGGCGGGCTCGAGGCCCGGGTTCACGCTTTGTTGGCACCGGAGGCTGGGTCACACGGAGCATCGCGAGCGACCGTGCTGCACGCCAATGACGTGCTGCGCCTGCTCCTGCCAGCGCTGGGAGTCGGACTTTTGGTCTGCTTTTGGCCCGGCGACCTGTTGCATCACGCCATCGAAACCGTGATCGGTCTCGTGAGTCACTGA
- a CDS encoding BlaI/MecI/CopY family transcriptional regulator, giving the protein MSKHAGPLGELEAAVLEVLWRSHQPLSVRDVLGSVRRKPALAYTTVLTVLDRMHDKGLVVRDKEGRAFLYSAAMSREAWFGERAARALADANPGDGDAVLMAFLDSTERVDPALLDDLSRLIAERKRSRRK; this is encoded by the coding sequence GTGAGCAAGCATGCAGGTCCGCTTGGCGAGCTGGAGGCCGCCGTGCTCGAGGTTCTGTGGCGCAGCCACCAGCCACTTTCCGTTCGGGACGTGCTCGGAAGCGTGCGTCGCAAACCTGCGCTGGCCTACACCACCGTGCTCACGGTGCTCGACCGCATGCATGACAAGGGCCTCGTCGTGCGCGACAAGGAGGGCAGAGCCTTCCTCTATTCTGCCGCGATGTCGCGGGAGGCTTGGTTCGGCGAGCGAGCGGCACGCGCACTTGCCGATGCAAATCCTGGAGACGGCGACGCCGTGTTGATGGCCTTTCTCGATTCGACTGAGCGAGTCGATCCCGCGCTGCTCGATGATCTCTCGCGCTTGATTGCGGAACGCAAGCGGAGTCGACGGAAGTGA
- a CDS encoding Mpo1-like protein — MARRQEMDPQFGSFDEYYECYLEERRHPWSRRVQFLGTSVAIGFVASSLLGAAAASLAPAWVSERMLEGKSRRTSRNVAWRLRADILLWTEMVQKMLGGRVARAMPLTVVDSVASTLGAAWPGSSTSETAPDDPAEPSARATSPEPTSEGLGWRSVPSTGWAMWE, encoded by the coding sequence ATGGCCCGGAGGCAGGAGATGGACCCCCAGTTCGGATCTTTCGACGAATACTACGAGTGCTACCTGGAGGAGCGCCGCCATCCCTGGAGCCGTCGCGTTCAGTTCCTTGGAACCAGCGTTGCCATCGGTTTCGTTGCCAGCTCGCTGCTTGGTGCCGCCGCCGCGTCGCTTGCGCCAGCGTGGGTCAGTGAACGAATGCTGGAAGGAAAGTCTCGCCGCACCTCGCGCAACGTGGCGTGGCGCCTGCGCGCCGACATCCTGCTGTGGACGGAAATGGTTCAGAAGATGCTCGGCGGTCGCGTGGCGCGCGCGATGCCGCTCACGGTCGTCGACTCGGTTGCGTCGACTCTCGGCGCCGCGTGGCCTGGCAGCTCCACCTCCGAGACAGCGCCCGACGACCCAGCCGAGCCATCCGCGCGCGCGACTTCACCCGAGCCGACGTCGGAAGGGCTTGGATGGCGCTCGGTGCCCTCCACCGGTTGGGCCATGTGGGAGTGA
- a CDS encoding M15 family metallopeptidase, which produces MSRCTLLGTAMLALACASEREADASREASSASPSAPTALSAAQPEPSAALSSTPIGAAIVPPAPVTAAGRVCRQQAPQDFLLRQGQIAKIGASKEERAAIQAARTRANDYRTRYYGYVSGFGSRADNSLPPRHFAQKMKFMGLPLVMHRKVVPALECVEAALRRDCAAEAYEPRRMSGIRIENTFKDYEVSNHLYGIALDIDSHLNPCCKCVGRWKEAEACRKKVSSPFERMAMPKCWVEVFERYGFHWLGHDPELEDTMHFEFLGDPEKILE; this is translated from the coding sequence GTGAGTCGCTGCACGCTGCTCGGAACTGCGATGCTAGCCCTTGCGTGTGCGAGCGAGCGAGAGGCCGACGCTTCGCGAGAGGCGTCGTCTGCTTCGCCTTCAGCGCCTACCGCGCTCTCCGCAGCACAGCCTGAGCCGTCGGCGGCTTTGTCGAGCACTCCCATTGGGGCCGCCATCGTCCCGCCCGCTCCGGTGACGGCGGCCGGTCGCGTCTGCCGGCAGCAGGCGCCCCAGGACTTTCTGCTGCGCCAGGGTCAGATCGCCAAGATCGGTGCGAGCAAAGAAGAACGAGCCGCCATTCAGGCCGCACGCACGCGCGCCAACGACTACCGCACTCGGTACTACGGCTACGTGTCCGGCTTTGGTAGCCGCGCGGACAACTCGCTGCCACCTCGCCACTTTGCCCAGAAGATGAAGTTCATGGGGCTGCCCCTCGTCATGCATCGCAAGGTCGTGCCGGCTCTCGAGTGCGTGGAAGCCGCACTGCGTCGGGACTGTGCTGCCGAGGCCTACGAACCGCGACGGATGAGCGGGATTCGCATCGAGAATACCTTCAAGGACTACGAGGTCTCCAACCACCTCTACGGCATCGCTCTCGATATCGACTCTCACCTCAACCCGTGCTGCAAGTGCGTTGGGCGCTGGAAAGAAGCAGAAGCTTGCAGGAAGAAGGTGAGTTCACCCTTCGAGCGGATGGCGATGCCCAAGTGTTGGGTGGAGGTGTTCGAACGCTACGGCTTCCACTGGCTCGGCCACGATCCGGAACTCGAGGACACCATGCACTTCGAGTTCTTGGGAGATCCCGAGAAGATCCTCGAGTGA
- a CDS encoding sigma 54-interacting transcriptional regulator, with amino-acid sequence MVDNGDRRSSSPLRVVPQPRQRDDRLLGLAPEKLLTNVLDTMPAGMFSVDPAGRITSWNHAMEQLTGFPAREALGKDCSILNSDTCSGVACGAKGEPVCPLYQEGDIRDRRCRIQRRDGSWLSVLKNARAMSDEDGNLLGGIEVVTDLSQIESLEDQLETLRRASAGQGRFGRLTGKHPAMRRLYELVELAGRSDAAVLLQGETGTGKELVARAVFEASARKNRPFVRVSCAALTESLLESELFGHVRGAFTGAVASRVGRFEAANGGTVFLDEIGDISPAVQTKLLRVLQEKEFERVGDNRPIKVDVRFIAATNCDLQSACAEGNFRRDLFYRLAVIPIRLPSLRERRDDIPMLVDYFMERMNARQGRAITRIHPDAMATIMAYSWPGNVRELENAIEYAFAVTRGSAITVDCLPTHLTHPTLAPPTARAGKARPRGAPDAETLREVLAAHDGNRTRAAEHLGVSRVTLWKWLKQVELA; translated from the coding sequence ATGGTGGACAATGGCGATCGTCGATCTAGCTCGCCTCTGCGTGTCGTGCCTCAACCGCGGCAGCGAGACGACCGCCTGCTAGGCCTCGCGCCCGAGAAGCTGCTGACGAACGTGTTGGATACCATGCCCGCGGGTATGTTCTCGGTGGACCCAGCTGGGCGCATCACCAGTTGGAATCACGCGATGGAGCAGTTGACAGGCTTCCCCGCGCGCGAAGCACTGGGCAAGGACTGCTCCATCCTGAACAGCGACACTTGTTCGGGCGTCGCCTGCGGCGCGAAAGGCGAGCCCGTCTGCCCCCTGTACCAAGAAGGTGACATCCGTGATCGGCGTTGCCGCATTCAGCGTCGCGACGGCTCCTGGCTTTCGGTCCTCAAGAACGCCCGCGCCATGAGCGATGAGGATGGCAACTTGCTCGGGGGAATCGAGGTCGTCACGGATCTCAGCCAGATAGAGTCGCTCGAGGATCAGCTCGAGACCCTGCGCCGCGCGTCTGCGGGTCAAGGACGCTTCGGTCGTTTGACCGGCAAGCACCCAGCCATGCGGCGCTTGTACGAACTGGTCGAGCTGGCGGGGCGCAGCGACGCGGCCGTCTTGCTGCAAGGCGAGACAGGCACGGGCAAGGAGCTCGTGGCCCGGGCCGTGTTCGAGGCGAGCGCCCGCAAGAATCGCCCCTTCGTGCGTGTGAGTTGTGCGGCGCTCACCGAGTCGCTGCTGGAGAGTGAGCTCTTTGGCCATGTGCGGGGCGCCTTCACTGGTGCGGTCGCGTCTCGCGTGGGTCGCTTCGAGGCGGCCAACGGCGGTACCGTCTTCCTGGACGAGATTGGCGATATCTCCCCGGCGGTGCAGACCAAGCTCCTGCGCGTACTGCAGGAAAAAGAGTTCGAGCGCGTGGGCGACAACCGACCGATCAAGGTCGACGTGCGCTTCATCGCGGCCACCAACTGCGACCTGCAGTCGGCCTGCGCGGAAGGCAACTTCCGGCGAGACTTGTTCTATCGGCTCGCCGTGATCCCGATCCGGCTGCCATCGCTGCGGGAACGTCGCGACGACATTCCAATGCTGGTGGACTACTTCATGGAGCGCATGAACGCCCGGCAGGGCCGCGCAATCACGCGCATACACCCGGATGCCATGGCGACGATCATGGCGTACTCCTGGCCAGGCAACGTCCGCGAGCTGGAGAATGCCATCGAGTATGCGTTCGCGGTGACGCGCGGGTCGGCCATCACCGTGGATTGCTTGCCCACGCACTTGACGCATCCGACGTTGGCACCGCCGACCGCACGCGCTGGCAAGGCACGCCCTCGGGGTGCTCCCGATGCCGAGACGCTGCGCGAGGTGCTTGCAGCTCATGACGGCAACCGCACTCGCGCTGCGGAGCACCTGGGTGTGAGCCGCGTGACGCTCTGGAAATGGCTGAAGCAGGTCGAGTTGGCGTAG
- a CDS encoding 4Fe-4S dicluster domain-containing protein — translation MAHPVIQQVRDAGVVGAGGAGFPTHVKLNSQVDTYICNAAECEPLLFKDQELMRLQAEAMVRGMRLGMAATGAKRGVIAIKEKYKRAIAALNQHVGTDIELQLFGSFYPAGDEYVIVYDVTGRLIPHNGLPLDVGCAVNNVETLINVANAAEGKPVITSSLTVTGAVAEPCSVTVPVGVTAAEVLTLAGGATVDDPVLLDGGAMMGKLADLDKRITKTSGGFIVLPRSHKLIQRRQRPARANLMIAKSACDQCSYCTDFCPRFLLGYAIEPHKVMRSVGFAGDAEAGWARLGLACCECNLCSLYACPEDLPVMEMCVRSKTVWRERGPRPEPLPSKGVAHPIRDSRRVPISRLIQRLGLVEYDRPAPMTDSRLDPERVEIPLSQHIGAPAEPVVSVGDDVGAGQRIATVPEGKLGAHVHASISGRVTKIDSRIHIHR, via the coding sequence GTGGCTCACCCCGTCATACAGCAGGTTCGGGATGCAGGCGTCGTAGGGGCCGGCGGCGCTGGATTCCCTACGCATGTGAAGTTGAACTCGCAGGTGGACACCTACATCTGCAACGCCGCTGAGTGCGAGCCGCTGCTGTTCAAGGACCAGGAGCTCATGCGCCTCCAGGCCGAAGCGATGGTCCGCGGCATGCGCTTGGGCATGGCCGCTACCGGCGCCAAGCGCGGCGTGATCGCCATCAAAGAGAAGTACAAGCGTGCGATCGCGGCCCTGAACCAGCACGTGGGCACGGACATCGAGCTGCAGCTGTTCGGCAGCTTCTACCCCGCTGGCGACGAGTACGTTATCGTGTACGACGTCACCGGGCGCTTGATACCCCACAACGGCTTACCGCTGGACGTGGGCTGCGCGGTCAACAATGTGGAGACGTTGATCAACGTAGCCAACGCTGCCGAAGGCAAGCCTGTCATCACCTCGAGTCTGACGGTGACGGGCGCGGTGGCGGAGCCTTGCAGTGTCACCGTGCCCGTGGGCGTGACCGCCGCCGAGGTGCTCACCCTGGCCGGGGGAGCCACCGTCGACGACCCGGTGCTGCTCGACGGCGGCGCGATGATGGGCAAGCTGGCCGACCTGGACAAGCGCATCACGAAGACCTCTGGTGGGTTCATCGTTCTACCGCGAAGTCACAAGCTCATCCAAAGGCGACAGCGGCCCGCAAGGGCGAACTTGATGATCGCGAAGTCCGCGTGTGATCAGTGCTCCTACTGCACCGACTTTTGCCCGCGGTTCTTGCTGGGCTACGCCATCGAGCCGCACAAGGTGATGCGCTCCGTAGGGTTCGCTGGGGATGCCGAAGCGGGTTGGGCGCGCCTTGGACTCGCCTGCTGCGAGTGCAACCTCTGTTCGCTCTACGCCTGCCCCGAGGATCTACCGGTGATGGAGATGTGCGTGCGCTCCAAGACCGTGTGGCGGGAGCGCGGCCCGCGTCCAGAACCACTACCGTCCAAAGGCGTGGCGCACCCGATTCGCGACTCGCGTCGAGTGCCGATCAGCCGATTGATCCAGCGCCTGGGCCTCGTGGAGTACGACCGTCCCGCGCCCATGACGGATAGTCGCCTGGACCCAGAGCGCGTGGAGATCCCGCTGTCGCAGCACATCGGCGCTCCCGCGGAACCCGTGGTCTCCGTTGGGGACGACGTCGGGGCAGGACAACGCATCGCGACCGTTCCCGAGGGCAAGCTCGGCGCACACGTGCACGCCAGCATCAGTGGCCGAGTCACCAAGATCGACTCGCGCATCCATATCCATAGGTGA